GATGCATTCGGCCAACACTACTGCGATGAGAACCTATTCAACGACCAGCTAGACCAAGTAGAACTTCATGACCAATGTCTGCGCTACTTTTCGAACATCCTGACGCCTTTCGCGCCTTTGGTAAAAGCGAAGATAGAAGAAGTGTTGAGCTTGGGTGTGCCTATCGATGTTATCGCTACTTCTCATGGCTGTATTTGGCGTGATAACGCAACGCAAATCGTTGAGCAGTATTACGAGTGGTCTAAGGCCTACAAAGAAGATCGTATTACGATTGTCTACGATACCATGTCGAATAATACTCGCATGATGGCCGATGCTATCGCTAAGGGAATCCGTAAAGGCAGCCCAGAGACGGCAATCAAGGTGTTCAACATCTCCAAGCACGACAAGAATGACATCCTTGCCAACATCTTTCGCTCAAAGGGCGTACTCGTTGGCTCATCGACCATGAACAATGTGATGATGCCGCAGATCGCAGCGCTGCTCGAAGAGATACACGGCTTACGCTTTGCAGAAAAAAGAGCCGCAGCCTTCGGGTCTTCAGGTTGGACAGGTGGCGCAGTTAAACGCATCGATGCTCGCCTACGTGAAGCCAATTTCGAAGTCAGTGCACCACAACACATCCATTGGAAACCAGACACAGACGCCCTTCGTCAATGCATCGATTACGGCATGACACTGGCTGAGGTTTGGCTCACCGATGCGAACGAGGTTAGTGAGCCTAAACAAGTTGAGCGCAACGTTCAACGTATTGAATCAGCACCGACAAGCACCCCAACAGAGCTAAAAGACACGGCAGAGCAGAAGCCAGAAGAAGCGCAAGATAAGCCTGTACACAGCGCAGACTGCACTTGCTGGCGCTGTACTGTGTGTGAATGGGTGTACGACCCACAGTTAGGTGAACCGTACCAAGGCGTTGAACCGGGAACACCATGGGCACAAGTGCCGGATGATTTCCTTTGTCCTGAATGCCATCTAGGTAAAGATGTGTTTGTGGAGAAGTAATATGGATAACATTGTGATTGTGGGCGGAGGTTTTGCCGCCCTACAAACCATAAAGATGCTTCGTAAAGCTGACCAAAACATTGCTATTACTATGGTAACAGCGGACTCTGGTGTTGAATACAGCAAGCCGAACCTTTCGCACGTATTCAGTAATGAGCAAACACCTCAACAGCTCGTAATGAATAATGCTCAGCAATTAGCAAAGCAATATAACGTTGTCATTAAAACCAACGTTTGGGTAAACGAGATTAACACCGAGCAGCAGTTTATTGTCGCTGGCGATGATGTCATCCCCTACTCAAAACTTGTACTAGCGACTGGCGCTACACCCTTTATACCGCCAGCAGAAGGGTTACTTCCTCAGGCAACGATTACTCTCAATAGCTTGGAAGAGTTCGAAAAACACAAAGCTCAGATCGACGCAGCTCAACAAATCACAGTCATTGGTGGCGGGCTCATTGGCGTTGAGCTCGCCTTCGACCTTCAAACCGCAGGCAAAGATGTCACCATCATTGAGCCTGCGAGTTACCTGTTGAGTAACCTAGTGCCGCCTTTTGTTTCTCTAGAATTAGAAAATGAGCTTCGCAAGGCAGGAGTAACCGTTGAGACAGATACGATGGTAAGCCATGCGACTTACCTTACTGATGGCGTCAGGCTGCAAACAGCGTCTTCTCGATTAATCAAGACCGACGTGGTCATCGCTGCTGCTGGGTTAATGCCAAACACCACACTAGCAAAACAAGCGGGCATTGAGGTGAACAGAGGTATCATCGTTGACGAAGCAATGAGAACCAGCATACAAAATGTCTATGCGATTGGTGATTGTACTGAGATTCAAGGCCAAGTAATGGCTTACCTACAACCCGCCGTATTGTCGGCCAGCATATTAGCTAAACAACTCACCACAGGAGAAGGCAAGCTAAGGCTGCCGCATATTATTACTAAGGTAAAAACACACCGTTATCCTATTCAACTGGCAGGTAGAAATATTCAAACCGTTCAGAGTTGGGAAGCGAAGTTTGACCCGAAAGGGATTATTGCCAGAGGCTTTAA
This genomic window from Vibrio toranzoniae contains:
- the norV gene encoding anaerobic nitric oxide reductase flavorubredoxin, which produces MTIHVKSNVHWVGVHDWETEHFHGKEYHMNKGTSYNSYLIREEKTVLVDTVDHRFTEQFLANLEMEIDINDIDYIICQHAEEDHSGALSALLAKIPNTPVYCTEAGVNSIVGHHHQPDWNFRTVKTGDTLDVGNGKQLIFVEMKMLHWPDSMATYLTGDEILFSNDAFGQHYCDENLFNDQLDQVELHDQCLRYFSNILTPFAPLVKAKIEEVLSLGVPIDVIATSHGCIWRDNATQIVEQYYEWSKAYKEDRITIVYDTMSNNTRMMADAIAKGIRKGSPETAIKVFNISKHDKNDILANIFRSKGVLVGSSTMNNVMMPQIAALLEEIHGLRFAEKRAAAFGSSGWTGGAVKRIDARLREANFEVSAPQHIHWKPDTDALRQCIDYGMTLAEVWLTDANEVSEPKQVERNVQRIESAPTSTPTELKDTAEQKPEEAQDKPVHSADCTCWRCTVCEWVYDPQLGEPYQGVEPGTPWAQVPDDFLCPECHLGKDVFVEK
- the norW gene encoding NADH:flavorubredoxin reductase NorW: MDNIVIVGGGFAALQTIKMLRKADQNIAITMVTADSGVEYSKPNLSHVFSNEQTPQQLVMNNAQQLAKQYNVVIKTNVWVNEINTEQQFIVAGDDVIPYSKLVLATGATPFIPPAEGLLPQATITLNSLEEFEKHKAQIDAAQQITVIGGGLIGVELAFDLQTAGKDVTIIEPASYLLSNLVPPFVSLELENELRKAGVTVETDTMVSHATYLTDGVRLQTASSRLIKTDVVIAAAGLMPNTTLAKQAGIEVNRGIIVDEAMRTSIQNVYAIGDCTEIQGQVMAYLQPAVLSASILAKQLTTGEGKLRLPHIITKVKTHRYPIQLAGRNIQTVQSWEAKFDPKGIIARGFNESNQLVGFIATGEHTQSAFSLLKELQISSPPQA